The following proteins are co-located in the Spinactinospora alkalitolerans genome:
- a CDS encoding 1,4-dihydroxy-2-naphthoate polyprenyltransferase produces MATVSEWVAGARPRTLPNSIVPVAVGTGVAIGIGSAVWWKAALAMLVALALQVGVNYANDYSDGVRGTDEGRVGPIRLTATRLAAPGRVFAAAWACFAAAAVVGLVLVATSSWWLLPVGAAAIVAAWFYTGGRTPYGYRALGEVSVFVFFGVVAVVGTVFVQAGSVPWEGWTAAVPVGLLSCSVLVVNNLRDIPTDTESGKRTLAVLLGDAGTRRLYLGCLAGAFVTALVTAAASWWAALVLLAVPLAVRPCSRVLRGEKGRDLVVALGETGRLQLAFGALYTVGLALG; encoded by the coding sequence GTGGCCACGGTCAGCGAGTGGGTCGCGGGGGCCCGCCCGCGCACATTGCCGAACTCGATCGTCCCCGTCGCGGTCGGGACCGGCGTCGCCATCGGGATCGGCTCAGCCGTGTGGTGGAAGGCCGCGCTGGCGATGCTGGTGGCGCTGGCGCTCCAGGTGGGCGTGAACTACGCCAACGACTACAGCGACGGCGTCCGCGGCACCGACGAGGGCCGGGTGGGCCCGATCCGGCTGACCGCGACCCGGCTGGCCGCCCCCGGGCGGGTGTTCGCCGCGGCCTGGGCGTGCTTCGCCGCCGCCGCGGTCGTCGGGCTGGTCCTGGTGGCCACGTCCTCGTGGTGGCTGCTGCCGGTGGGCGCCGCGGCGATCGTGGCCGCCTGGTTCTACACCGGCGGGCGGACCCCCTACGGCTACCGCGCCCTGGGCGAGGTCTCGGTCTTCGTGTTCTTCGGCGTCGTCGCGGTCGTCGGCACGGTCTTCGTGCAGGCCGGCTCGGTCCCCTGGGAGGGCTGGACGGCCGCGGTCCCCGTCGGGCTGCTGTCCTGCTCGGTGCTGGTGGTCAACAACCTGCGCGACATCCCCACCGACACCGAGAGCGGCAAGCGGACGCTGGCCGTGCTGCTCGGCGACGCCGGGACCCGCCGGCTCTACCTGGGCTGCCTGGCGGGCGCGTTCGTGACCGCGCTGGTCACGGCCGCCGCGAGCTGGTGGGCGGCGCTCGTCCTGCTCGCCGTCCCGCTGGCGGTGCGCCCCTGCTCCCGCGTGCTGCGCGGCGAGAAGGGCCGTGACCTTGTCGTGGCCCTGGGCGAGACCGGCAGGCTGCAGCTCGCCTTCGGCGCGCTCTACACGGTGGGCCTGGCGCTGGGTTGA
- a CDS encoding OmpA family protein — translation MSRSAERRGPAPRTAAAALLTGALLLAGATPATAGGGEPEQPEQTVVPVEAGPVERAPIHTIDTRTEEFSTPVGDLTYATESEDGSLTDAEDSEERTVTLAADVLFEFDEAELSGDARGTLEEAAEILRAEAKGKTVNIDGYTDAKGDEDYNLELSRQRAEAVEEELTGLVGDLDVTFEVAGHGSADPVEPNEVDGEDNPEGREKNRRVEIRFPR, via the coding sequence ATGTCCCGCTCAGCTGAGCGCCGCGGGCCCGCACCGCGCACGGCCGCCGCGGCCCTGCTGACCGGCGCCCTGCTGCTGGCGGGCGCGACGCCGGCCACGGCCGGCGGCGGCGAACCCGAGCAGCCGGAGCAGACCGTCGTCCCGGTGGAGGCGGGCCCGGTGGAGCGGGCCCCCATCCACACCATCGACACCAGGACCGAAGAGTTCTCGACGCCGGTCGGCGACCTCACCTACGCCACCGAAAGCGAGGACGGCTCCCTCACCGACGCCGAGGACTCCGAGGAGCGCACCGTCACCCTCGCCGCCGACGTCCTGTTCGAGTTCGACGAGGCCGAGCTCAGCGGCGACGCCAGGGGCACCCTGGAGGAGGCCGCCGAGATCCTGCGCGCCGAGGCCAAGGGCAAGACCGTCAACATCGACGGCTACACCGACGCCAAGGGTGACGAGGACTACAACCTGGAGCTCTCGCGACAGCGCGCCGAAGCCGTCGAGGAGGAGCTGACCGGGCTCGTCGGCGACCTGGACGTCACCTTCGAGGTGGCCGGCCACGGCTCCGCCGACCCGGTGGAACCCAACGAGGTCGACGGCGAGGACAACCCAGAGGGCCGGGAGAAGAACCGGCGCGTGGAGATACGCTTCCCCAGGTGA
- a CDS encoding IclR family transcriptional regulator produces MPGRIQSIERAAAILRVLAGGTRGLSLAEISRSLELPKGTTLGILRTLQHVGFVEQDDETGHYQLGGGVLRLGSRYLDGNELRTRALNWADALAGRSRESVRIGTLHEQQVLVVHHVFRPDDSRQILEVGSLLPLHATALGKALLAFDPHALPEYVRDQSELPGFTKRTLTEVADLEADLSRARIGGWAAEIEELVEGEVSIAAPIRDRRGTAVGSIGIRGAIERLCDGRKPHMEQVSYVRDAARAISRELGAGPW; encoded by the coding sequence ATGCCTGGCAGGATCCAGTCGATCGAACGCGCCGCCGCCATCCTGCGGGTCCTGGCCGGCGGCACCCGCGGGCTGAGCCTGGCGGAGATCTCCCGGTCACTGGAGTTGCCCAAGGGGACCACGCTGGGGATCCTGCGGACGCTCCAGCACGTCGGGTTCGTCGAGCAGGACGACGAGACCGGCCATTACCAACTGGGCGGCGGCGTGCTGCGCCTGGGCAGCCGCTACCTCGACGGCAACGAACTGCGCACCCGCGCCCTGAACTGGGCCGACGCCCTGGCGGGGCGCAGCAGGGAGAGCGTGCGCATCGGGACGCTGCACGAGCAGCAGGTCCTGGTCGTGCACCACGTCTTCCGCCCCGATGACAGCCGGCAGATCCTCGAGGTCGGCTCGCTGCTGCCGCTGCACGCCACCGCCCTGGGCAAGGCCCTGCTCGCCTTCGATCCGCACGCCCTGCCCGAGTACGTGCGCGACCAGAGCGAGCTGCCCGGTTTCACCAAGCGCACCCTGACCGAGGTGGCCGATCTGGAGGCCGACCTCTCGCGGGCCCGGATCGGCGGGTGGGCCGCGGAGATCGAGGAACTGGTCGAGGGCGAGGTCTCGATCGCCGCGCCGATCCGGGACCGCCGCGGCACGGCCGTCGGCTCCATCGGGATCCGGGGCGCGATCGAGCGGCTCTGCGACGGCCGGAAACCGCACATGGAGCAGGTCTCCTACGTACGCGACGCCGCCCGCGCCATCTCCAGGGAACTCGGCGCCGGCCCCTGGTGA
- the glpK gene encoding glycerol kinase GlpK codes for MTKHYIAAIDQGTTSSRCIIFDRDGRIVSVGQREHQQIFPRPGWVEHDATEIWTNVEQVVRDALEKGDVAPDDLAAVGITNQRETTVVWDRETGEPVHNAIVWQDTRTDGIIRDLAGGVGQERFRERCGLPLATYFSGPKLRWLLDEVPGLRERAERGEVLFGTMDTWLIWKLTGEHVTDVTNASRTMLMNLRTLEWDASILDAMGVPPAMLPEIRSSAEVYGEARGFLEGVPVASALGDQHAALFGQTCFDPGQVKGTYGTGTFLVLNTGTKPIMSTNGLLTTLGYKIGDQPAVYALEGAIAVTGSLVQWLRDNLGLISSAPEIETLARTVDDNGGCYVVPAFSGLFAPHWRSDARGVMAGLTGYVNKGHIARAVLEATAWQTREVVDAMNTDSGIPLTTLRVDGGMTADNLLMQILADVLDVEVVRPMVAETTCLGAAYAAGLAVGHWPDMETLRANWHRAAEWSPKMSADVRDREYHNWQKAVQRTLGWVEHDSE; via the coding sequence ATGACCAAGCACTACATCGCCGCGATCGACCAGGGCACGACATCGAGCCGCTGCATCATCTTCGATCGCGACGGCCGGATCGTCTCCGTCGGCCAGCGCGAACACCAGCAGATCTTCCCCCGTCCGGGCTGGGTCGAACACGACGCGACCGAAATCTGGACCAACGTGGAGCAGGTGGTGCGCGACGCGCTGGAGAAGGGCGACGTCGCCCCCGACGACCTCGCGGCGGTCGGCATCACCAACCAGCGCGAGACCACGGTCGTGTGGGACCGCGAGACCGGTGAGCCGGTGCACAACGCGATCGTCTGGCAGGACACCCGCACCGACGGGATCATCCGCGACCTCGCCGGCGGGGTGGGCCAGGAGCGCTTCCGCGAACGCTGCGGCCTGCCGCTGGCCACCTACTTCTCCGGCCCGAAGCTGCGCTGGCTGCTCGACGAGGTGCCCGGGCTGCGGGAGCGGGCCGAGCGCGGCGAGGTGCTGTTCGGGACGATGGACACCTGGCTGATCTGGAAGCTCACCGGCGAGCACGTCACCGACGTGACCAACGCCAGCCGCACCATGCTGATGAACCTGCGGACGCTGGAGTGGGACGCCTCCATCCTCGACGCCATGGGCGTCCCCCCGGCGATGCTACCGGAGATCAGGTCGTCGGCGGAGGTCTACGGCGAGGCACGCGGATTCCTGGAGGGCGTCCCCGTCGCGTCGGCGCTCGGCGACCAGCACGCTGCGCTGTTCGGGCAGACCTGCTTCGACCCCGGCCAGGTCAAGGGCACCTACGGCACCGGGACCTTCCTGGTGCTCAACACCGGGACCAAGCCCATCATGTCGACGAACGGGCTGCTCACCACGCTCGGCTACAAGATCGGCGACCAGCCGGCGGTCTACGCCCTGGAGGGCGCCATCGCGGTCACCGGCTCCCTCGTCCAGTGGCTGCGCGACAACCTCGGGCTGATCTCCAGCGCCCCCGAGATCGAGACGCTGGCCCGCACCGTCGACGACAACGGCGGGTGCTACGTCGTCCCGGCGTTCTCCGGCCTGTTCGCCCCGCACTGGCGCAGCGACGCGCGCGGCGTCATGGCCGGCCTGACCGGCTACGTCAACAAGGGCCACATCGCCAGGGCGGTCCTGGAGGCCACGGCCTGGCAGACCCGCGAGGTGGTGGACGCGATGAACACCGACTCGGGGATCCCGCTGACCACGCTGCGGGTGGACGGCGGCATGACGGCGGACAACCTGCTCATGCAGATCCTGGCCGACGTGCTCGACGTCGAGGTCGTGCGGCCGATGGTCGCCGAGACCACCTGCCTGGGCGCGGCCTACGCCGCCGGACTGGCGGTCGGCCACTGGCCCGACATGGAGACGCTGCGCGCCAACTGGCACAGGGCCGCGGAGTGGAGCCCGAAGATGAGCGCCGACGTCCGCGACCGCGAGTACCACAACTGGCAGAAGGCGGTGCAGCGGACGCTCGGCTGGGTCGAGCACGACAGCGAGTGA
- a CDS encoding MIP/aquaporin family protein — protein sequence MQYLAEFIGTAILVLLGNGVVAGVLLNRSKAQNGGWIVITFGWGLAVAMAVYVVGQISGAHINPAVTLGLASIGQFSWTMVPGYVAAQIAGGIAGSTLVWLHYLPHWRETEDAEAKLAAFSTAPAVRNIPANFLAEVIGTFMLLFGILGINGNAGPLGEGRVDLSALFATGLAPLLIGLLVLVIGLSLGGPTGYAINPARDLGPRIAHALLPIAGKGGSDWSYAWVPVVAPVVGGVLGAVTYSLLGLPL from the coding sequence ATGCAATACCTTGCAGAGTTCATCGGCACCGCGATCCTGGTCCTGCTCGGCAACGGCGTCGTCGCCGGCGTGCTGCTGAACAGGTCGAAGGCGCAAAACGGCGGCTGGATCGTCATCACGTTCGGCTGGGGCCTGGCCGTGGCGATGGCCGTCTACGTCGTCGGCCAGATCAGCGGGGCGCACATCAACCCGGCGGTGACTCTCGGCCTGGCCTCCATCGGCCAGTTCTCCTGGACGATGGTGCCGGGCTACGTCGCCGCCCAGATCGCCGGCGGCATCGCCGGTTCGACGCTGGTCTGGCTGCACTACCTGCCGCACTGGAGGGAGACCGAGGACGCCGAGGCCAAGCTCGCGGCGTTCAGCACCGCTCCGGCCGTGCGCAACATCCCGGCCAACTTCCTGGCCGAGGTCATCGGCACCTTCATGCTGCTCTTCGGCATCCTCGGCATCAACGGCAACGCCGGTCCGCTGGGCGAGGGCCGGGTGGACCTCTCCGCGCTGTTCGCCACGGGCCTGGCGCCCCTGCTGATCGGCCTGCTCGTGCTCGTGATCGGCCTGTCCCTGGGCGGCCCGACCGGGTACGCCATCAACCCGGCCCGCGACCTCGGTCCGCGCATCGCCCACGCCCTGCTGCCGATCGCCGGCAAGGGCGGCTCCGACTGGTCCTACGCCTGGGTCCCGGTCGTCGCGCCGGTGGTGGGCGGCGTGCTCGGCGCGGTGACCTACAGCCTCCTCGGCCTGCCGTTGTGA
- a CDS encoding glycerol dehydrogenase, producing MTDSGTGSALRSLISPARYIQGRGALSELGPRVATIGSAPLILADDVVRELTEPTITSSFERAGLPVSFERFGGLPTRREIGRVAGVISDQEADVVIGLGGGTAIDTAKAAGDDAGIRWVSAPTVASTDAPTSALSVIYTEEGAFESYRFYSRNPDLVLIDTQLVANAPVGFLIAGIGDALATWIEARAVGQSNAENMAGGVATRAGTALARLSWDILWEFAFPAIEAVRGSLVTPAVEAVVEANTLLSGLGFESGGLAAAHAVHDGLTAVEETHGLAHGQKVNIGSITQLILEGRPTAEVREFIEFTARVGLPTTLTEAGLGEAGDDVLKTVVRATMAPEETIHNLPFAVTEAELLDALKAVERLGRSVRAGSGLPEPKAPERR from the coding sequence ATGACCGACTCCGGAACCGGTTCGGCACTGCGGTCGTTGATATCGCCCGCGCGTTACATCCAGGGCAGGGGGGCGCTCTCCGAATTGGGTCCCCGCGTCGCCACGATCGGTTCCGCACCGTTGATCCTGGCCGACGACGTGGTCCGGGAGCTGACCGAGCCCACCATCACGTCGTCGTTCGAGCGGGCCGGGCTGCCGGTCTCCTTTGAGAGGTTCGGCGGACTGCCGACCCGGCGCGAGATCGGGCGCGTGGCCGGTGTCATCTCCGATCAGGAGGCCGACGTCGTCATCGGGCTGGGCGGCGGGACGGCCATCGACACCGCCAAAGCCGCGGGGGACGACGCGGGCATCCGCTGGGTGAGCGCTCCCACCGTCGCATCGACCGATGCGCCCACCTCCGCGTTGTCGGTCATCTACACCGAGGAAGGGGCGTTCGAGTCCTACCGGTTCTACTCCCGCAATCCCGACCTCGTGCTGATCGATACCCAGCTGGTCGCCAACGCCCCGGTCGGCTTCCTCATCGCCGGCATCGGAGATGCGCTGGCCACGTGGATCGAGGCGCGCGCCGTGGGGCAGTCCAACGCCGAGAACATGGCGGGGGGCGTCGCGACCCGGGCCGGCACGGCGCTGGCCCGGCTGTCGTGGGACATCCTGTGGGAGTTCGCGTTCCCCGCGATCGAGGCCGTGCGCGGTTCCCTGGTGACACCGGCCGTGGAGGCCGTGGTCGAGGCCAACACGCTGCTGTCGGGACTGGGGTTCGAGTCCGGGGGACTGGCCGCGGCCCACGCCGTGCACGACGGTCTGACCGCGGTGGAGGAGACGCACGGTCTGGCGCACGGCCAGAAGGTCAACATCGGATCGATCACCCAGCTGATCCTGGAGGGGCGGCCGACGGCGGAGGTCCGGGAGTTCATCGAGTTCACCGCGCGGGTCGGGCTGCCGACGACACTGACCGAGGCGGGGCTGGGCGAAGCCGGCGACGACGTGCTGAAGACGGTGGTGCGGGCGACCATGGCACCCGAGGAGACCATCCACAACCTGCCGTTCGCGGTCACCGAGGCCGAGCTCCTCGACGCGCTCAAAGCGGTGGAGCGCCTCGGCCGCAGCGTCCGTGCGGGCAGCGGGCTTCCCGAACCCAAGGCGCCGGAGCGGCGCTGA
- a CDS encoding GNAT family N-acetyltransferase, whose translation MEPEFRDNRDGSRYEILLDGSVAGFIDYRASGDLVELLHTEVDSAYEGRGVGGRLARSALDDLRGRARTTVPTCPFIAGYIRRHPEYLPMVASSHRCFVEESG comes from the coding sequence ATGGAACCAGAGTTCAGGGACAACAGGGACGGCTCCCGCTACGAGATCCTGCTGGACGGATCGGTGGCGGGCTTCATCGACTACCGCGCCTCAGGGGACCTGGTGGAGCTCCTGCACACCGAGGTCGACTCCGCCTACGAGGGCAGGGGAGTGGGCGGGCGGCTCGCCCGGTCCGCCCTGGACGACCTGCGCGGCCGCGCCCGGACGACCGTTCCGACCTGCCCGTTCATCGCGGGATACATCCGCCGCCACCCCGAGTACCTTCCCATGGTGGCGTCCTCCCACCGCTGCTTCGTCGAAGAGTCCGGCTGA
- a CDS encoding 2-hydroxyacid dehydrogenase, which translates to MDGRVLVPWEQNRDNAAAALRVDVYDGDSEPPADLSDVTFYVVPYARRQAVGLLERMPRLRAVQLLTAGYEHVLDVLPEGVELCNARGLHDASTAEHAVALTLAAQRELPRWADDQRRHVWRPHFTRSLADSRVLIVGYGSIGAAIEARLRPFETEVVRLARRARPDSGVHGIEELHRLLGAADIVVVVTPHTPETEGLIGAEELALLRDDALVVNVGRGPVIDTAALIAEKGRVRAALDVTDPEPPPADHPLWEAPGVYLTPHVAGGSAAFYPRARRFVDEQLRRWAAGEPLRNRVRPGAG; encoded by the coding sequence GTGGACGGACGGGTGCTGGTGCCGTGGGAGCAGAACAGGGACAACGCCGCCGCGGCGCTGCGCGTGGACGTCTACGACGGTGACTCCGAACCGCCGGCTGACCTCTCCGACGTCACCTTCTACGTCGTGCCTTATGCCCGTCGGCAGGCCGTGGGACTGCTGGAGCGCATGCCCCGGCTGCGCGCCGTGCAACTGCTGACCGCGGGCTACGAGCACGTGCTCGACGTGCTGCCCGAGGGCGTCGAGCTGTGCAACGCGCGCGGCCTGCACGACGCGAGCACCGCCGAGCACGCGGTCGCGCTGACCCTGGCCGCCCAGCGGGAGCTGCCCCGGTGGGCCGACGACCAGCGGCGGCACGTATGGCGGCCGCACTTCACCCGATCGCTGGCCGACTCCAGGGTCCTCATCGTCGGCTACGGCAGCATCGGCGCGGCGATCGAGGCGCGGCTGCGCCCGTTCGAGACCGAGGTGGTGCGGCTGGCCAGGCGGGCCCGGCCCGACTCCGGCGTCCACGGCATCGAGGAGTTGCACCGACTGCTGGGCGCCGCGGACATCGTCGTGGTCGTGACCCCGCACACCCCCGAGACGGAGGGGCTGATCGGCGCCGAGGAGCTGGCGCTGCTGCGCGACGACGCGCTCGTGGTCAACGTGGGCCGCGGGCCGGTCATCGACACCGCCGCGCTGATCGCGGAGAAGGGCCGCGTGCGCGCGGCCCTGGACGTGACCGACCCCGAGCCGCCGCCCGCCGACCACCCGCTGTGGGAGGCGCCCGGCGTGTACCTCACTCCGCACGTCGCGGGAGGCTCGGCCGCGTTCTATCCCCGCGCCCGGCGGTTCGTGGACGAGCAGCTCCGACGCTGGGCAGCGGGCGAACCGCTGCGGAACCGGGTGCGCCCCGGCGCGGGCTGA
- a CDS encoding diacylglycerol/lipid kinase family protein has translation MLVISNAKAGGNEEAHLRAATAELAVAGAEGVEVGYSETPDEMDELLDRGHEILIVAGGDGSLHALANALYRRGELAERTVGLIPLGTGNDFARSLGIPLQAEAAAKAFLTGGTRALDLFVDDAGEVTVNAVHLGTGADSSREAARWKRSLGPVSFPVGGLIAGWAAQGYRMRVEADGRTVIGPQHKVLMVGLANGRFIGGGAGTLDPDARVDNGVINLVISRSRGLWRRVAHGVRLHRGTHPMEIDVHRHRAQSVSIRSEPVTASNDGEITEGVTGRTWRVLPGAWNFVVPKPD, from the coding sequence ATGCTCGTGATCAGCAACGCCAAGGCCGGCGGCAACGAGGAGGCACACCTCCGGGCCGCCACGGCGGAACTGGCCGTCGCGGGCGCCGAGGGGGTCGAGGTCGGCTACTCCGAAACCCCGGACGAAATGGACGAGCTGCTGGACCGCGGCCACGAGATCCTCATCGTGGCCGGCGGGGACGGAAGCCTGCACGCCCTGGCCAACGCCCTGTACCGCAGGGGCGAGCTCGCCGAGCGCACCGTGGGGCTGATCCCGCTCGGCACCGGCAACGACTTCGCACGCAGCCTGGGCATCCCGCTGCAGGCCGAGGCCGCGGCAAAGGCGTTCCTCACCGGCGGGACGCGCGCATTGGACCTGTTCGTCGACGACGCCGGCGAGGTGACGGTCAACGCCGTGCACCTGGGCACCGGCGCCGACTCCAGCCGCGAGGCCGCGCGGTGGAAAAGGTCGCTGGGCCCGGTGAGCTTCCCCGTCGGCGGGCTGATCGCGGGCTGGGCCGCGCAGGGGTACCGGATGCGGGTGGAGGCCGACGGCAGGACGGTGATCGGCCCGCAGCACAAGGTCCTCATGGTCGGCCTGGCCAACGGCCGCTTCATCGGCGGCGGCGCCGGCACCCTCGACCCCGACGCCCGGGTCGACAACGGCGTGATCAACCTGGTGATCTCGCGTTCCCGCGGCTTGTGGCGGCGCGTCGCCCACGGCGTGCGCCTGCACCGGGGCACCCACCCCATGGAGATCGACGTCCACCGGCACCGGGCGCAGAGCGTCTCGATCCGCAGCGAACCCGTGACGGCCAGCAATGACGGCGAGATCACGGAGGGCGTCACCGGCCGCACCTGGCGGGTGCTGCCGGGCGCGTGGAACTTCGTGGTGCCCAAGCCGGACTGA
- a CDS encoding TrmH family RNA methyltransferase has product MNVIEVPDASDERLADYVRLRDVNLRKSLEAEHGLFMAEGEKVIRRALRAGYVPRSVLLTERRRAALADVLDRLDAPVYVVAEDVAERLVGFDLHRGALASFHRRPLPDLEDVLRGARRVVVLEDIVDHTNVGAIFRSAAGLGIDAIVLAPRCADPLYRRAVKVSMGAVFTLAHTRLRDWYGGLEALRGQGFRLLALTPAPGSVPLAEALADAAPDARHALLLGTEGDGLSSRWLEQADARVRIPMAARDVDSLNVTAAAAIACYELVRR; this is encoded by the coding sequence GTGAACGTCATCGAGGTCCCCGACGCCAGTGACGAGCGGCTGGCCGACTACGTGCGGCTGCGCGACGTCAACCTGCGCAAGAGCCTTGAGGCCGAGCACGGGCTGTTCATGGCCGAGGGGGAGAAGGTCATCCGGCGGGCGCTGCGCGCCGGCTACGTGCCCCGGTCGGTGCTGCTGACCGAGCGGCGGCGGGCCGCGCTGGCCGATGTCCTGGACCGCCTCGACGCCCCGGTCTACGTGGTGGCCGAGGACGTCGCCGAACGGCTGGTCGGCTTCGACCTGCACCGCGGCGCGCTCGCCTCGTTCCACCGCAGGCCGCTGCCCGACCTGGAAGACGTGCTGCGCGGCGCCCGCAGGGTGGTCGTGCTGGAGGACATCGTCGACCACACCAACGTGGGCGCGATCTTCCGCAGCGCCGCCGGGCTCGGCATCGACGCGATCGTGCTGGCGCCCCGCTGCGCCGACCCGCTGTACCGCCGCGCCGTCAAGGTCTCCATGGGGGCGGTCTTCACGCTCGCCCACACCCGGCTGCGGGACTGGTACGGCGGGCTGGAGGCCCTGCGCGGACAGGGGTTCCGGCTGCTCGCGCTGACGCCCGCACCGGGGTCGGTGCCGCTCGCCGAGGCGCTGGCCGACGCCGCACCGGACGCTCGGCACGCGCTGCTGCTGGGCACCGAGGGCGACGGCCTGTCGTCGCGCTGGCTGGAACAGGCCGACGCGCGCGTGCGCATCCCCATGGCGGCCCGCGACGTCGACTCCCTCAACGTCACCGCGGCCGCCGCGATCGCCTGCTACGAGCTCGTGCGCCGCTGA
- a CDS encoding substrate-binding and VWA domain-containing protein: MTTGRHRTPERARAALTSPIGVTAAVVGLIAVLSVAAPLGARYLGCGETAYLRVASSLSIAPVLQRAADEFNDQEHDYSGTCVYAQATEAGPHLIMTRLSGGPAGESTTTPDVWVPESSAWVELARISETGARTIETSPRSLAGSPVVLAAPEGAEGIPGATEASWELVLPGGREPDRPLVMVDPNRGADGMVAMYAVRRELGTGDEADAAMTEFVRDVQLDTAFGAIEPAGVYSGPVEAAPVTVLPEQAVWLYNSRGPETPLEALYPIEGTVSLDYPFVSTSDDPRMRSAADDLYEILERPAYREHLRELGFREPDGTASPTVADGEGIVASPPETGDDLTGDALLASVEDWNRLSMPTRALVLADVSDAMSTDLNGGPTRLEVAVEAAELGLSLFPDNTDLGLWLLSSRLGESGRSEAEPLAPLGGTGDEADTTRREELREIAAGIEVEGGESRLYDGVLAAYREMRDSYHEDKINSVILLTAGRDGGSSDISHEELVAELQDGFDPDRPVTMFIIAFGDQPDRAELSEVAAATSGTLYVTDDPAEIGDIFLGSVSRRLCVPDCDN, encoded by the coding sequence GTGACCACCGGACGACACCGCACCCCCGAGAGGGCCCGTGCCGCCCTGACCTCGCCGATCGGCGTCACCGCCGCCGTCGTCGGGCTCATCGCGGTGCTCAGCGTGGCCGCACCCCTGGGCGCACGCTACCTGGGCTGCGGCGAAACCGCCTATTTGCGCGTGGCGTCGTCCCTGAGCATCGCCCCGGTGCTCCAGCGCGCCGCCGACGAGTTCAACGACCAGGAGCACGACTACTCCGGAACCTGCGTCTACGCGCAGGCGACCGAGGCCGGCCCGCACCTGATCATGACCCGGCTCTCGGGCGGCCCGGCCGGCGAGTCCACGACCACACCCGATGTCTGGGTGCCGGAGTCCTCGGCCTGGGTGGAGCTGGCCCGCATCTCCGAGACCGGCGCGCGCACCATCGAGACCTCGCCGCGCTCCCTGGCCGGCTCGCCCGTTGTCCTCGCCGCCCCCGAAGGGGCCGAAGGGATTCCCGGGGCCACCGAGGCGAGCTGGGAGCTGGTGCTGCCGGGCGGGCGCGAGCCCGACCGCCCCCTGGTCATGGTCGACCCCAACCGGGGAGCCGACGGGATGGTCGCGATGTACGCGGTCCGCCGGGAGCTGGGGACCGGGGACGAGGCCGACGCCGCCATGACGGAGTTCGTGCGCGACGTGCAGCTCGACACCGCGTTCGGCGCGATCGAGCCGGCTGGCGTCTACTCGGGTCCGGTCGAGGCGGCCCCCGTGACGGTCCTGCCCGAGCAGGCCGTCTGGCTGTACAACAGCCGCGGCCCCGAGACTCCGCTGGAGGCGCTCTACCCCATCGAGGGCACCGTCAGCCTCGACTACCCCTTCGTCTCCACCTCCGACGACCCGCGCATGCGCTCGGCGGCCGACGACCTGTACGAGATCCTGGAGCGGCCGGCCTACCGCGAGCACCTGCGCGAGCTGGGCTTCCGCGAGCCCGACGGCACCGCGAGCCCGACCGTCGCCGACGGCGAGGGCATCGTCGCCTCGCCGCCGGAGACCGGTGACGACCTCACCGGCGACGCGCTGCTGGCATCGGTGGAGGACTGGAACAGGCTGTCCATGCCCACGCGCGCGCTGGTGCTGGCCGATGTCTCCGACGCCATGTCCACCGACCTCAACGGGGGACCGACCCGCCTGGAGGTCGCCGTCGAAGCGGCCGAACTGGGGTTGTCGCTGTTCCCCGACAACACCGATCTGGGCCTGTGGCTGCTGTCGTCCCGCCTGGGCGAGAGCGGCCGCTCGGAGGCCGAGCCGCTCGCCCCGCTCGGTGGGACCGGGGACGAGGCCGACACCACCCGGCGCGAGGAGCTGCGGGAGATCGCCGCGGGCATCGAGGTGGAGGGCGGCGAATCGCGGCTCTACGACGGCGTCCTCGCCGCCTACCGGGAGATGCGGGACTCCTACCACGAGGACAAGATCAACAGTGTCATCCTGCTGACCGCCGGCCGCGACGGCGGCTCCAGCGACATCTCCCACGAGGAGCTGGTCGCCGAACTCCAGGACGGCTTCGACCCCGACCGGCCGGTCACGATGTTCATCATCGCCTTCGGGGACCAGCCCGACAGGGCGGAGCTGTCCGAGGTCGCCGCGGCGACCAGCGGCACGCTCTACGTCACCGACGACCCCGCCGAGATCGGCGACATCTTCCTCGGTTCGGTCTCGCGCCGGCTGTGCGTGCCCGACTGCGACAACTGA